The Raphanus sativus cultivar WK10039 chromosome 2, ASM80110v3, whole genome shotgun sequence DNA segment AATCGATCTGCCAAGATAATAAACACATAGTTTGATCAGATAAGGTCATTTAGTTGCTTCATTTATGCTATAAAAGGACGTATATGTACCTGAGATCTGGCAAAATCACGCAGGACATGAGTAGAGTAGAAGTTAGGACCACAGTACCATCCAGGAGCATCAGCAGCGTCTAAATAATCACTGTATAGCGCGGCCAAGAAAGCAGCGTTAGCAGCATATTGAAGCGGCTGTGGTTCTCCATGGTTCAACTGGATTAAACCTCCTGTATTGATGATATAGCAAGGTTATATAACACTCTTTAGCATTTCCAAGAAACAGAACATGTCCCACACATGAACAAAAGATAAACAACTGAACTCACCCTTGGTTCTGTTGAATCTTGTGAAATAAGGTAAGTAAGAGCACATAACTACGCTTGTTTGATTATGAAAGCTGCTCAAGATGTCTTCGTATGGATATCCAGGATTCAGAAACAGTCTCAAACGCGTCAACAACAactaaaaacacacacacatatatcaGGTGGTTAAAGAGTCAGCTAAAGTAGCATTTAACTATAGAACTAACCTGAGCTCCGGGAAGCTTGTTGTCCCAGCTAGGTACTCTATAGTCAGGGCTATTCCAGAAAGGACCAGCTTTCCGAGCCATATCATGACTTGTAACATGATCAAGGTAAGTTACATTTCCAGTAGCGTAATACAACCAAGCTCCACCCCATAAGAGCTCATCCCAAAACAGGCTCGACTTATAGTACTCACGAGACTGTTTTTTACTGTTCCTATCTTTAACAGAGTCTGCATACTTATAAAGCGTCTTAGCTCCGTGAACAAGCTTTTGAGAATAGACTCTGCTGTCTTTGAAAACAATGGACGCAGAAGCCAGAGCAGCTGCCATCTCTGCACCGAGATGAGAGCAGGAATCGTAGCATAACGTTGCAATCCTTTTGTAATCGATGTCCTCAGGACGCATCCAGCAGTAAATGTCATCATCGTTTACTGATCCGACATGTTCCACCATCACATCGATTGTATCAGCACTACTGTTGAATGTCTTGAGGAAATAGTCAGCACCCCATTTGATGAGTTCTTTGACATGGTCAAGCTCCCCTGCAGCTTTGTATTTTACACTGTATTCAATCACACTCCAGCTCAACATGGTCATAGCGTAAGACATTGGGAAGTTAAACTTGGTTGCATCTCCAGCGTCGTAGTAGCCTCCAACTAAATCTTTGTAGAATCCTCCTGTTTGGTCTTTCCCATCTTGCATACAAGAGTCACTCCTCCATGTCACGTTATTGTCCTCTGGTAGCTTCCCAGCTGCAAGCAAACGTCACAACATAATAGTAGTACCGATCCTGAAGCATTAAGCGATGGCCCTTactttttgaagaaaatattttagcaaaaaaaaaaataaagaaagaaaattatatagacATAAATtctcaaatttgtaaaaaaaattaaaacaaaactgaaacatTACTAAATCGTTTTAAAGTCTCCAAAAATCTTAGGACCTGTCCTATTAAAACAGAACTGAATGTCTAGATTAACTGTTAGTGCTTTTGTTTCTTGAGCTTACATTTTTGAGCGTTGAAGAACATGAGAGCTTTACGGAGAGCGACGGTGTAGTTGTCAGGTTTAGGTTCTGTCTGTTTGTGGTGTGACACGTGCCTGACGATCATAGTTATGGAACCAGCGAGAAGGGTGGTTACAAGAACGGTTCCGAGAGTCCAGAGAAAGATCTTGCGGCTGACTAGTATACAACAGAGATCAACGTACTTCTTTTTCTTCGGCTGGGGTGGTTCGAGTAGCCAGCTTTTCCGCGTGGCGTCGAGTGGACGTGGAAGAGTGGCTCGGTCGAGTTCTTGCTTGTTTCTGCTGCGATCTTCGTTGGTGATGGAGTCAGCTGCATTGATGATCTCTAGAGGACCATTCAATGGTTGTCGTCCGTACATGTTGATGACGGATGGGTCCCACTCTGATGAGATCTGAGGAAGTCTCTTCGTCTTTTTGTTTTCAGAGTAAAGAAAGACGAAGTTGTTTGATGAGTGTGTGATGTGGAAAGGTGAAAGTGAAAGAAGCTTTAAAGACTTTGAGTTTAATTAAATACTCTGCCACGTGTCATTCATCGATCTGTGTCGGAATGTTTTATACGATGATGAATGATGATGTTTTATGAAGATGCGAACACCCATGTGACATGTTAAAAGATTTTGTTGAATTATTGTCGCagatatgtttcttttttattaatggCTAAAACAAGGGAAGAAACAACGAACTACATTTGAACTTAACTCGATAACACAACCGAATATTCCCACTGATGATCTCTTGCCTGGAGCTGATTCTACGATAATGGGAACACCAATACTTGGATTCGGGACCATGTACTGCTGATAAGACTGATGGATGCGAAGATCAGAAACTTGAGACACCGGTTTTATCTCGAAGATggtttcttcttgtttctgAGGGAACTGAGTACTCCAAGGAGATGCTGATGATGTCTCTGGAGCATAAAGACCCTGAGTTTCGTCGAACCAAAACGAGAGAGGAGGTGCTGTAGGCTCAACCGCCACCACGGGCTCAAGAAGAGGTGCTGATACGAAGGAGGAGTACTCACAAGAGCATTGGTGTGGCTGAGAAGATGAGGAAGCTTGcttgtgtttcttcttctttctcgaCCAGAATTTTAGCTTCTTCACTGCTTTCATAACCTTCATTGGATAGATACTCTGCTTAAGGCTTTTAGGAAAATGGCACACTGCTGCCTTTTTGTATCAAAAGGTGACTAGTTTTGTAACCGTTGAGCAAAAAAAGTCAAAAGGAGCTATAATCAAAATCTTCTTtagcgtttttttttttgtgattttcaaTCTTTGTGACCGTTTTATTATCACCATCTTGCAGAGGCCCCACATGCTCTACCTACCAGTAATGATAATGGCATTCTTTGTCTAAATGCAAAGTTATGTCGATACAATAATTGATATGCGTTCATCTTTGCCCATCACTACCAAAGATACCTCTTTAATAAATAGTAAAACTTAATCCGTGAAGCTCTTAGAAAACATGATTATATATAGCTTTAACATCAAACAAAATACGAGAAGCAGAAGATTTATGCATTCCATGGAAGGATAAAGATATGATGGCCGGAATGAAAACATGGTTCTCTTGCAATAACAACTTCAAATTGTATTATCTAATTATCTTAACAAACGAGAGAGTCTCAGATGCGATATTGTCAGTTTACAACATAAGATTGCTTCAGAGTGCATTAAGAAAAGTAGAACAAGAACGTTGTATCCAGGGAGGGGAAAAGAAGGGACCAAAGCCTTACTTTTTAAGGAACATATTCCTGAACTCGTCATTTGATTTTGGCGTCTCATCTGCTGCGATGGGTTTGGGTGTCGTGAAACCGAGTGCTTTAACATTTCTTGGGACAGCGAACGTGTTCTTACCCCTCAACTCCACTTCATTTCCTCGCTTTTCACCCTCTGTTTCGGCATCAAGAGGTGCTTTCGCTTTGTCAGAAACCTGGGATGTGTCCTTTGAATTCCCCGAACCTTCTGTGGAAGCAAATCATACCCAGGTTAATATTATTTGCACCAGAAGTAGGCTACGTAATCCATAGACCAGAAAGACAGATAGATTCTCACCATTTCCACGCCGAGTGAAATCCTTTTTACCCTTCTTTGGATTTGACCGTGCTATACTGATCTTTTTACCAAGTAACATCTTTCTGTTCTTTGCTATAGCTGCTGCAAGATGCTCATCATCTACAAAGTCAACGTATGCCAGTCCCTGCGAGAGAGAAGATCATCATGCATATTAATACACCAAATTGGCATGCTTCATTAAAACAGAAACTAGCAGCAGCTAGTCATTGGCAATACACATTTATTGCTATATATGGTGAACAGTACCCACCAACCAATGCAGATGGAAAGATTTACTTGATTATTATCGATACAAATCGGATTTCATTTAAGAGTGACCACACGGAGACTAGAAATTTCCAGATTCATTTATAATAACAGTAAATAACGACATCACATTATGAAGGTGTGTTCGAGAGACAGACCCTTGGTTTTCCAGTGCCTTTGTCATGGAGAATGCGAATGGAAGCAACACCACCAACATCACTAAAGAACTTACGTATATCTTCCTCTTGCGCCTGCCAACAACAAAATAAGCTTGTATCAGAAAGTTGCAGATTTGTTCGATAGCTCTTCTTCGTAAATTTGACATCAAGCCTATATATACTTTACCTTAGCACTGAGATTTGAAAGAAAAGCTGTACACTCGTCTGTAAAGATTTTCGGCTTCACTGGCTTGGCGTCTTCTGTCTCTTCTTTCTTTGAATCAGCTGCTTTTCCAGTATCTGATTTAAtgctttttttgtttggtaCAGTTGCAGTCTTACCTTCTGCGTCCTCATCATTCATTTTTTGACCTTTACTCTTCTGCCGCTTAGCTGAAGACTCGTCTTCTACATTCGGTCCAGCTTTTCTCTTTTCACGTGTACTCTTTTGTGGGTTATGCTCTTTTACGCCGGCTGACGGTTTGACAGGTGCAGACTCTTGTTGAAGCCTAATCAACTGTAGTTCTTCCAAGCGGGGTGTTACCTAAGGAACAATAAAAAAAGCAAAACGTATAATTTACAGCTTTTAAATTCGTCAACACGTCTTTTTAGCACGAATACATTGCTTTTTTAAATAAGAACATTAGAGTCTGAATTTAGGAAGCCAAGAGTAGTGCGGTAAACATGAATCTAATTAACTTAACAGACTGAATGTGGCGTATCATCATATCACAGTTAGTGTTAAATCCAAAACCAgcttaaatttattaatattcaaCATATCTAGAAATGTCGAATGATAGTAAGCAATAGTACCTTTTGTACTGCATGGTCAAAATCTTCCAAAGCTCCATGCTCCCTTTCAAAGCGCAACCATCCATGGCATATATCCTGGAAGATTGTCTTTCTTATGAAATGATATAGGCGTATTCGACATGGATACTTAGGGATACGGTGCATTTATATTTCCAGTTGCCACCTTTATAGATGGTTTCCCTACTCTATCAATAATAGACTGCAATTTTAGGTGCATGTGAAGCCAAAGAATGTGTTGTCAGAGCCAAACATCCCTACTTGGATAACAAAGCAAAAGTAAGAGTAACACATAAAACAAGAGGGAATAGAGTGCATACTTCTGAGCCAGTCCCATCAAACTTTCTTGTATAGCACCTCCGGTAAATAGACCTAGCTTCCTTTACGTGCCCCAAGCCCACTTCCATATCAATGTATGCCTGCCAGGCTGCTAGCATCCCACCACTAGAGAGAAGAAAGTACGATGAATCATAATGGATCAGCTTGCATTATTCTGACAAGTGACAAATGATGTAATCTACctgattatttaaatttaagttataataaatcaaatataaaggATATAGCATGCAAAACCTCTTTTTCAGAAAGCTATCCCAAACACCTCTTGCTCCAGCTAGATCTTTTCCAATATTCAGTTCCAAGTTAGCCCAATAAGCATGTAAACGCACCAAACTGTCTGTATTTTGCATCTGGGGCGTTAGATAGTCAGATGCTTGCTGACAGGAAAGAAACATTAATTTAGTTCAAGTGATGCAGAAAAGGTCCAAATCATGAGAAAAAGCTACATGCAAAACCACTTttacagagaaaaaaaactcgATAGCCTTTCAAATAGAAAGATGCAACTAACTAAAAGAACTGCTAACATACAAAGATCTTGAAAGATAGGAATTTGAGGATATTAATGATGGTAAAAGTAACATACAAACCTGAAAAGTTTCTCTTATCAGAGAATAATCCAAAGTCTCTACCATCGAAGTTGAAATCATTCTCCTTCTCAGACCATCTACTCGAGTGAGGTATAACTCCAGGTACTGATGAGGAACATCTCATAAGAATTACATTGGATAAAGTGAATAGATACATGCTAGAAAATAGATAAGAAAATCATGGAAGCCAAAGTTTTACCTCCTCAAAAGAGGAAAATGTGCACTGCAATGACTTCTCAAAGACCTGTACGAAACAATTTGAATATTTGTCAGCATAACTTACTGAAAATCTCATAGTATAACGCATGTGATATGCTAAGAGCAAGATAATATGGATAAATCAATGTTGGGcaagtatatttattttggtatttaaTTTTGAACAACTGACACTTACAGCATAAATATCGTTTTCGGATGCAGAACCACGCTCTAAAGCAAGTAAATAACGGGTCCAAAGATGTCCAGTCCAAGGGCAACTTCTAGTCGCCCTAGAATAGGCATGCGTTATAGCTTTTCCAACCTGCACAGGAAGTTCATAGTACAAATAAAGCAGAAATTGTTagagaaaacaatatatatagaagtGATAGACTGACAAAAAATGCCACAAAGAAGCTACAACAAGAGATGAATAACCTTCAAAGTTTTATCAAGATAGCTGGTGTAGTCTATCCACAGGTCACTTGAAACCGGGAATTCAGCCACAGCACGTTCATATATAGCTTGAACTCGGGTAGGATCTCCAGACGTCTGCTCAAACTTAATGTaactctacaaaaaaaaatacagtcaTCAGGTTTCCAAATAGACAAGTCTCTAGATTCAGATCCGTCACGCAGCATATTACAACAACTTCCACACATCATATAGACCAATACCAATTGCATTAATAAGCTATACGCACCATGAATTGCTGAAACTTTTCAGTGTCGGATAAATCTTTCTTAGATATGTTCTCTTCAAGATGGGCACGTTCACTATACATCAGCTGTGCCTTCTTATTTGCAACAGAAACCTGGGGAGAAACCTTACTCAAATCATCGGATACAATATCAAGGTCAGTGCCCTGTTCCAGCTCCCAAGCCTTGTATGTAATAAGGGTGGAGCTCAAATCTTTCAGCGGAACAGACAGGTGACGGTGAAATATGCTTCGAATCCTTTGTATCTGTTTATTCCTCTCCTGCAAAATAAAACGAGTTCTTACTAAATTCAAAGAACCATAAACAAATGTAACACTATAAAAACATTGTTCTCCCGCTTCTATACATAGCTCATAGAGGAATCTTCCTAAGACAAAAACTCGCTAACATGCTGCTAGACTGCAGTGAGAAAAACGTAAATGAACAGTGTCAAGAAAATGAAACCCACCTCAAGGTCAGCCTTGTCAATAGTGTCTAAGATGCCTTGCTCGAACTCTCTATATCCTTCCCATATTCTGTTGCCTTCAGTAACATGAAACCCCGCAGCCGGAATAGCACGTTCAAAAAGGCTCCTCATTTTTGAAATACCATCAGGTGTATACCCATGTACGGATGGATCAAATTCTCGCAAAAAGTTCAGGTAGTCACACCAAAGAGATACAGACTGCATACaagaacaaatatataattcaacGTGAAATGACTTATCAGtcgggaaaaaaaaagataaaaaaacctCAAATATACATACCTGATAATCAGAAAGTCCCCGTTCGTAAAGCTTCACAATCTCAGGCACATTATCACTGCATAACGAAACCGTAAACAGAGAATGTTTAAAAGCAAAGCAAGTGAAGCCTAGAATGAAAACAGAAGTACTATCATTTAAGAGAGACAGAGAACAGCAGATACACTATCTTTACCTAGAGGCTAGAGATGCCTCATCCCTTGCCCATTCGAGCCACAAAGAAGGACTCAATGGAAACATACCACTCATAGCTTCCCTTGCCTGTCTTAGCTTCTCAAGGTTCGCCGTCTTCCTTAGAAGCTTTATATA contains these protein-coding regions:
- the LOC108817532 gene encoding endoglucanase 21, whose amino-acid sequence is MYGRQPLNGPLEIINAADSITNEDRSRNKQELDRATLPRPLDATRKSWLLEPPQPKKKKYVDLCCILVSRKIFLWTLGTVLVTTLLAGSITMIVRHVSHHKQTEPKPDNYTVALRKALMFFNAQKSGKLPEDNNVTWRSDSCMQDGKDQTGGFYKDLVGGYYDAGDATKFNFPMSYAMTMLSWSVIEYSVKYKAAGELDHVKELIKWGADYFLKTFNSSADTIDVMVEHVGSVNDDDIYCWMRPEDIDYKRIATLCYDSCSHLGAEMAAALASASIVFKDSRVYSQKLVHGAKTLYKYADSVKDRNSKKQSREYYKSSLFWDELLWGGAWLYYATGNVTYLDHVTSHDMARKAGPFWNSPDYRVPSWDNKLPGAQLLLTRLRLFLNPGYPYEDILSSFHNQTSVVMCSYLPYFTRFNRTKGGLIQLNHGEPQPLQYAANAAFLAALYSDYLDAADAPGWYCGPNFYSTHVLRDFARSQIDYILGKNPQQMSYVVDFGQHYPKHVHHRGASIPKSVKKESCKGGWRWRDTKRDDPNIIVGAMVAGPDKHDGFHDLRSNYNYTEPTLAGNAGLVAALVALSGGEETSAAIDKNTMFSAVPPLTPATPPPPAPWTP
- the LOC108817544 gene encoding uncharacterized protein LOC108817544 — translated: MKVMKAVKKLKFWSRKKKKHKQASSSSQPHQCSCEYSSFVSAPLLEPVVAVEPTAPPLSFWFDETQGLYAPETSSASPWSTQFPQKQEETIFEIKPVSQVSDLRIHQSYQQYMVPNPSIGVPIIVESAPGKRSSVGIFGCVIELSSNVVRCFFPCFSH
- the LOC108843394 gene encoding uncharacterized protein LOC108843394 → MDDDTELLVSSDDQKMEDASTVNPTPAETAPPSSDDDSGESDSDSEDEAESNHQIETLESELSANPYNYDAYVQYIKLLRKTANLEKLRQAREAMSGMFPLSPSLWLEWARDEASLASSDNVPEIVKLYERGLSDYQSVSLWCDYLNFLREFDPSVHGYTPDGISKMRSLFERAIPAAGFHVTEGNRIWEGYREFEQGILDTIDKADLEERNKQIQRIRSIFHRHLSVPLKDLSSTLITYKAWELEQGTDLDIVSDDLSKVSPQVSVANKKAQLMYSERAHLEENISKKDLSDTEKFQQFMSYIKFEQTSGDPTRVQAIYERAVAEFPVSSDLWIDYTSYLDKTLKVGKAITHAYSRATRSCPWTGHLWTRYLLALERGSASENDIYAVFEKSLQCTFSSFEEYLELYLTRVDGLRRRMISTSMVETLDYSLIRETFQQASDYLTPQMQNTDSLVRLHAYWANLELNIGKDLAGARGVWDSFLKKSGGMLAAWQAYIDMEVGLGHVKEARSIYRRCYTRKFDGTGSEDICHGWLRFEREHGALEDFDHAVQKVTPRLEELQLIRLQQESAPVKPSAGVKEHNPQKSTREKRKAGPNVEDESSAKRQKSKGQKMNDEDAEGKTATVPNKKSIKSDTGKAADSKKEETEDAKPVKPKIFTDECTAFLSNLSAKAQEEDIRKFFSDVGGVASIRILHDKGTGKPRGLAYVDFVDDEHLAAAIAKNRKMLLGKKISIARSNPKKGKKDFTRRGNEGSGNSKDTSQVSDKAKAPLDAETEGEKRGNEVELRGKNTFAVPRNVKALGFTTPKPIAADETPKSNDEFRNMFLKK